AATCGGCCCACGATAGAACGCTGCCGGGCCTTGCTCGGCAATTTGTCGATAGCTCTTGGCGAGGTTCGGATTGCGGAAGACTTCACCGACAGCTGGGGCCCGCTCGCCATCGATCAAGTAGGTCGCGGTCGAATCGGGCCAATCGCGCAAACTCGGCACGCTCGACTTCCAACCGCCCGCGATCACTTCGGAAACAGGAAAGCCTTCCTCAGCGGTCGCAATCGCCGCCTGCAGATTCTCAGCCAACGTCTGGTTGCCAAACTTGCCGCGCAACTCTTCCCAGCCATGCACGCAGCCCGGTACCGACCAGGACAAGACTCCGTCGCTGGGAATCTCGCTCAGACCTTTATCGGCGAACGTCTTGCGCGAGATGTTATACGGACTTCGCCCACTCGCATTCAGCCCGTACAACTTCTGGGTCTTGTTATCCCAATAGATGACGAACAAATCTCCACCAATGCCGCAACTCATCGGCTCCACAACGCCGAGCATCGCATTGGTCGCAATTGCCGCATCCGCTGCCGTGCCCCCGGCCTTGAGCACATCGAGCCCCGCTTGAGCGGCCAGCGGATGACTCGTTGCCACCATCCCGTGCCTGGCCATCACGACCGAGCGGCTCTGGTTGCGCATCGCCCCGGAACGTTCATATCCCGCCTGCGGCGATTGAGCGTCAGCAGCAGCCGTCATGAACAAGACTCCGCACAGAACGAAGAAGCGATGCATGGCAGGTGCCTCTTTGCCCGACGCCTTGGCGAAGGGAAGTCACAAGCGAGTTGTCTTAGAAAATTCCCAACTGATCGCGAGCATCTTCGGTCATGCGATCGGGGCTCCACGGCGGATCGAGCACGATTTTTACTTCCACTTCACCCACGCCTTCCACCGCCGTCAACACTTGTTTGCTATTGGCAATCATCTGCGGCCCGGCGGGGCACATCGGGCTGGTCATTGTCATGTCGATCGAAATATTCGTCTTCGCTTCCGGAGTTTCCGCCAGCGTGACGTTGTAGATCAAACCCAGGTCGATGATGTTCACGAAAAGTTCGGGATCAATCACCTTCTTCAATTCTTCGCGGACTACTTCTTCGCTAACTGCCATCGCACCACCTCTAAAAAATGAAAGCTCTCATTCGCATTATGGCCCACATTGGCGGTTCAGAACAGGAGCATTGGTCGCACATCCTTTACACGCCCTTCATCACTGCTTCTCATTCGACAGCGCCAATAATCGGCGATCGTTTCCCCCACCCCCAAACCTGCCACAGGGTGTGCCAGAATCATGTTCGGCCGACTTTACTCGCATCCACACGCCCTAACGGTGTGCCTTTCCACATTCCTCCTCGTCAGTTCGGCAGCCTGCACCCAGGAGGACTTGGATGCCGCCAAGGAACAATTGAAGAACGTGCAGCAAACGGTGGCCAAAGTGACTCCCCTGGCGGAAACGGGCGTAAACTTAGGACCGCAACCAGCGATCAAGACCGAAGATTGCTTCGCAAAATTCATCCCTGGCGATAGCCAGCGCTCGAGCGTCTTGCAACTCACCAGCTATAAAAGCCCCACCGCGGAAGACTATCCCGCGGTATTTTTTCGAGCCACGCTGACAGCGACCAACAGAGCTCAGTTGGCCGATCAATCGATCGCCGGTGAACTGTACGTGCAAACGGTGAAGGGCGGGCCGCTGTGGTCGACGGCGTGGGAGAAACCACCCCAATTCAAGGTCTCGGCCGTTGGTGAGTGGTCGATTACCATCGACGTCCAAAACATCGAGATGTCGCAGGTCGATCAGGATGCCAAGGCGACATTCTCGGGCCAACTGGTGGGAGCCTGGAAATGAAGCTTGTGGCCCTTTCGGTGTTAATCTGGCTGGCGTTCGGTTGTGCCGGGGGAACTGCCTCGGCACACACATCAACCGCCAACCCTGAGGAACTGCTCGAGACATTGCCGGTGGGCGAGGGGCCCGCCTTGCGCGCCCAGGCTCAAGCCAGACTGACGCGCGCTGGCACATTGCTCGCAGCTGCCGAGAACAAAATTGCCAGCGGGAGCATGACCAGAGCCACGATTGTCGACGTGGCCAATGCCGCCAGCGAATTCTCTCTCCTCGGGCATGCGGCCGAGCGATTGACGGTCATCGGCGAAGCCGCCGGCAGCGATTTGCAGCAGCGCCTCATTGCGATGGCAACGCGCATCAAGGCCGCTGCCCGGCAGGCTCAACAAAATCCCGACTTTCGCGCAGAGATCTTGCAGCAAGAGCTTGATGCTATCGTGCGTGCGCAGGAAGTGCGCTTTCCTTTTTACCGCAAGCAGATCGAAGCGGGCAATCGGGTTGCCATCGAAAGCACCTTGATTCAGCTTTTATCGGAAGTACACCGCCGGGCAGTTTTTCTCGAAACCGAAACCGGCCGCTTCTATCAGCCCTTTCGCAAATTGCTCAACGAGTTTCAGCCTGCGTTGCACGCGGCCCGCTGGCAGGAACATAGCGCGGCAGTCCAATCGTTCGCTGCCCCACCTCGCCTTGATAAAGTTGCCGAAGCACTAAATAAATGCGCCCAGGATTTACAGACGGGACCGTGCCTTTGGAATGGAAAAGAATGCACAGCCCTCGAATTGATTGACTGCCTGGCGGAGGACTTGCGCCGACTGCAGTTGGCTGCTCTCCGCACTCGCGGCTGGCAATTGGCGGCCATTCCGCCGGACCTTGCTGCGGAGCCTCAAACCCCGGCGATTGAAGGCAACCACGCCGAACTGATGGCGCAAGTCGAGCCCCTCGTTCTCAACATCGTCAAGCTAAGTGCCTCCCGAGCTACTCCCGAGGCTGCAGAGGCAGAGTATCGTGCCTGGCTGACCACACTCAGCAAGCTGGGCATTGGACAATGGGACGAAAAGACGATCGACAGTTTTCAAGCTGCCCTGGAACCGCTGGTGAACCGTTCGCGTGAGATGCAAAAGCAGGTTGCTCACTACCGAGAGGCAACTGATGATTACCTCCGCTGGCGACAACGACTCACGCTCTCCCAGGCTGCGAAGTTACACAAGACTTGCCCCCCGTTAATTAACGCGATTACTCCAGTGGCACGTGCCCACGATGGAAAGCTTTACCTTATCGGCGAGCGTTCTTCGCTCGAAGTTGCCAGCGTCCTCTCTTCAATCGCCGATGTTTGCCGCGAGTTCAACGCCAAACTAGTCGACCAACCAGTGTCCGCACCTCGCGTTTTCGCACCCCCAGGGAGTAACTGGGGAGCAAGTCGCTACGAAGGACGAGTTCATGCTTCAGTGCCACTCCCTCTGGCACCTGAATTAGCTCAGCAGACCTCTCGGTTGCGCGAGCGGCTACTCTGTCCACCCGGGGCACAGCCTCTTTCGCTGCGCGGTTCGCTCTGCCTGTTGGCGGCGGAGACGGGTTACTATCAACACGTTGGCGGCAAGATACGCGAAATCCGCGTGTTACCGCTCAGCTTGGGCTATGTCCATTTTTGGGACCACCAGGCAGGTCTCGCGCCCTGCAGTCGCCTGCCCAAGGAACCCGTTCATCTCAAACTGCACAACCACGTCATGCTCGATGTCCGACTGGAACCGACCTGGATTCAGCACGAAGCGTTTCTCATTTCACTGACTGCAACTGCGCCTTCGCCGTAAACCGCGCCGCAATCTTTTGCACTCCGTCATAGACTGCCCAACTGCTGAAAAAGCCAAAGAACAGCACCGTCCAGCCCAAGATCGCCAATCGCCACCGAGGAATGCGAATATCGGCGGGCAAGCAGCGCGAGTTCATAAACACCAGCAGCATGGCATACAAGAACATCACGCCGCCATTCATCGCCGCGGTAAGTTGAAACAACGCCAGCGCACCGATCTTTAGTCCCACGTACTCCAGCAGCAGGATTCCGGTTGCGAGCAGTATTTCGCCCCACAAGAACCAGAAGTAGAGCCGCCCTTCGCTCCAGCGCTTGCTCTCACGCAGCCAGGCGATCTTCACCAGGTCGGTCGAAATTCGACTGCTGGCATCGAGGACTCCGAACTCCGTGGTGAATAGAATCGCCACCCCCATGACAAGAAACACAAATTTGGCAGCTGGCCCCACGATCTCACCCAGTCGCAAGGCCTCGGCCCACACAAAGCCGAGTCCCTCTTTGTAGAGCTTGGGGTCGACCTGCAACTCACCCGCTGCGTCGTAAAACACGATATAGCTGATGAGCGTCAGCAGTGTGAGGCAAATAATGCACGTCAGCAGGAATGAGACGAAATGTTCCCAGCAGGCAGATCGCCACCATTGCCGCCAGCGCGTCATGTTCTCGGGCGTGTGCGGAAAATGAAACCCTGTTTCGCTGCTTGCTTCTTCGTTGCCAGTGAACGGGTTGGTCAGACGGCCGATGTGCGCCCCCATGCCGTAACCCTTGTCCTTGATGTAATTCGCTTGCGCGAGGTTCATCGTTCCACCCGCACCGGCAAATGCGAGCGCGCCCAGCAAGGCCATTGGCGTTAGTGACTCATCGAACGTGGGCAACATTTGCGGCCAGCCCAGGGTGGCAACCGAAGTAACTTGTGTCACCACTGCATCGGGCCGCAAACAAATGAGCCAACCGGCCAGGCCAATGACGATCACCAGAATCAGGGCGACCAGTGCGAGCTGGATCTTCTCGACTGTTTCATAAATGACTGGGCCAGATGTCAAAATAATGCCGCAGCCCAGGATTGTGACAATCGCGATCGCGTTGTCATAAGGACCAGGAATGATCGCGCCGCTCGAATCGAACGTCGGCCCGAACACCAACCAGCCCAGCAATTGCGCACAGCCTTGGGCCCACGCGGGTATCATCCAGGGAATGATGTTGAGCATCAGGAACACGGGCGCAACGAATCGATGCATTCGCTGCATGCCAATTAGCGTTGTCTCGCCGGTGGCAAGCGTCCAGCGCATGATCTCCAGGTTCAAAAAGTATTGCGTCACCACTGCGAGCAGGCAGGCCCAGAAAAATACGAACCGGCTCTTGAACGTGATGAACGGCCACAGCACGAACTCGCCGCTGCCCAGCGCCAGTCCCGCCAGAATCACGCTGGGCCCAATCATTCTGAGAATCGGCAGCGCTGCAGGAAGGTCTCGCCACCGCAGCGGCGGCAACACCCCAGCTGGAATCACACTATCGGGCACGGGCTGATCGACATTGCTCATCGTGACAACGCATTGCTGGAGAGGAATGGAACAAGCGTGCCGGCATTGTAGGGGAAGCGGAGCGGGGGCGGTGCCACGAACGGAATGAGGGGAGCAATCAGAGAAGGCTAAGCGCCAAAACGGTCGCCGGGCTTTACCGGATAGCCACGCAGAAACTCGCTGATTTGCAGCACTCGTTTACCCGCAGGTTGCAGGGCATCGATCGCGAGACGCCCCTCGCCGGTAGCGATCACCAGTTGTTGGCCGTCGCTGCTGACGACAGTCCCCGCTTCAGCACCAGCTGGTTCAGTCAGGATAGTTACCCGGTCGATAATTACGCGCAGCGGTTCGCCCGCCGCTCGGAGCCAATGAGTATAGGTGGTTGGCCACGGCTTGAGCGCCCGCACTTGCCGCTGAATGAACGCCGCGGACTTCGTCCAATCGATTTGACCATCGGTTTTGGCAAGTCGAGGTGCCTTGGTGATCAACTCGGCTGGTTGACGACTGCCGATTGGTGAGAAGCGATCCCACTTCGCCAATTGGTCGATGGAGTTGAGTACCGCCCCGACACCCATCTCGCTCAGTCGTTTCTCGAGTTCCGGTGCGGTCTCTTCGCTGCCGATGGGAGTGCGGCAGACGACCAGGCAAGGTCCGCCATCGAGCCGGGGCGTCATGTGAATGACCGTGATTCCCGTCTCTTCTTCACCGGCCAGAATCGCCCAATTAATCGGCGCAGCGCCGCGAAATTTTGGCAATAGCGAGGCGTGCAAATTAATGCCCCCCAGCGGGGCTAAGCCAAGGGCCGAGCGCGAGAGGATTTGCCCGTAATCGCAAACCACAAACAAGTCGGCATTCCACTCGCTCAGCTGAGCTTTCGCCTCATCCGTATTGATGCTGTCCGGTGCATAGATCGTCAGCCCGCGCTCTTCGGCCAGATCGCGCATGGGGTTCAAGCTGGCCTTCTCACGCCCTTTGGCCTGCGGCGTGGGGCGAGTGACAAGTGCCAGGACTTCGTGCGGCGAATCGAGCAGCGCGCGGAACGTGGGGACGGCAAACGGGCCGGTTCCCATCATGAGCAAACGCATGGAGGTCTTCTTTCCGCTCAGCAGTATTTCTGTTCCCACTCAGCTCGTTCCGCCGCGAGCACTTCGTCGCTGCGAATGTTGCCGGTCGACCGCTGACTGTTGAAGAGCATTTCGAATTCCAGCAGCTCTTCCAGGGCATCGGCTTTTGCGCCGGCACTCATGCGGTCGGTGAATAGTACCCCGTCGAGATGGTCGACTTCGTGCTGCACGCAGCGAGCCAATAGATCGGTCGCGGCAATGTCGATTTCTTTGCCATCGAGCCCATACGCAGTGATTCGCACGGTCTTCGGTCGAACAACCGGACCGTACAAGCCCGGCAAACTCAGGCAGCCCTCTTCGGCCTCGGCCGATCCCTTGGGCGCACTGATCACCGGGTTGATGAAAACCAATTCGCGCCCCTTCTCGGGATCGGATTCAAGGTTCATCACGAACAGTCGAAGCGGCAGATTCACCTGGTTCGCGGCCAGTCCAATTCCCTTGGCCTCGTACATGAGGGCGAACATCTCGCGAATCATCTGCTTGAGTTCAGCATCGACGCGGCGAATCGGCTTCGAGACGTGCCGGAGGGTGGGATGGGGGTACGCGATGATCTGCACGACTGGGTCCTGGCAGTGCTGGCGAGCAAGTAAACCATGATTATAGGAAATTGGGGCGGAATACGGGAGGAGGAGAGGCGGAAGTTTGGAGTTTGAACTCGTCAACTTGAAGCCTTCCTCGCTCCACTAACTTCCGCAGCTTCACCCTCCCGCAGGGTCGCTCCCAAGTTCCTGACTGAACCAGCCGATATCAATGACTGGTACGGTAATGTGCAACCAGGGAAGGCTGCCATGGATAACGCTCAATTTCTCGAAACGGCCCAGCAATTCGCGAACACGTTTTTGACCTGGATCGGCTTCGGTACCATCGTCGGGCTGCTGGCCAAGGCGATCATGCCGGGTAAAGATCCGGGCGGTGCTGTCGCCACGCTGGCAATGGGAATTGGCGGCACGGTTATCGGCTGCGGCATTCTCGCCTTCGTACAAGGGACGCGTGTCACGCCGATCAGCCCGATCGGATTCTGTGTGGCCACCGGTGGTGCCTTTATCATCCTGTTCTTCTACAAACTGCTAGGGGGCTATTGGTTTGTCGAAGGCGAAGGGCCGATCAAGCGACGCCCGGCGCGCATTGCTCCTCGCCGCCGCGCGGCAGTCGTCTATGAAGACGATTAATGCCACTTAGAGCGGCTTGACGCGAATGAGATTCCACTTCAGGCCGGTATCGCCCGCAGCTTTGACATAGATGCTTTGCGACCAATCTTGCCAGCGATACTGTACACCGTCGGTGTTGGGACGCAGTCGCAATTTGGGCGAGCGGTAATCGAAGCCATATCGCAGACGCATCCACTCGGGAAAACTCGTCACGGTCGAGGCGAGCGGCGGTTCGCGATACTGAAACTGAAAACTGAGCCGCTCAATATCCCACCAGGTATCGCTCAGATCCCAGTTATCTCGACCGCGCCCCAAGAACTTATTCGTCAGCAGGCGACCGGTGAAATCCAGCGTTTGATCTTCGCCTGCATACGTCAATTCAAAGTCATCCCAGACAATTGCCAGCCCACGAATCGTGGCGCTGCTAGTCCCTAAGAGATGCAGATCATCACCGGCCAGAATCGTCGGCAATTGATAGTTCGTGCTGTTCCCTTCGAGCCCTGGCAAGTTACGGCCGACAAGATTCACGTTCGAACCCGAAATGCGCACTTCTGCCGATGAATCGCCAGCTAAGAGCGTACCCGTTAGCGACACGTTACTGCCCAAGGTGAGTTGCCCTTCGGAGCGAAACACACCCAGCGGATTCGTCACCGGATCGGCAGAGAGCGTGAGATTGCTCGGGCTGCTGCCGTATGTCGCATTGAGCGAAGTGATCGTGTAATTCTTCCCGCCCGGATAAAGCTGATACGACGAAACCGTGCCCGGACGAGTTAAGGGCGCGGCAGTGCTCGCCGATGAGTTGGTCACACCAAGTCCCAAGCTGCTCGTCACACTGTTCACGACATCGGCAAGTTGAGAAGTAGTACCCAGCGTAACATTGCCGCCAAGCGGTCGATTATCCGCACCCGTTGTGAGCCGCAATTGATTCAGGTCGGATAAGTACCGATCGCGGGTGGCAAGCGTTGCCGGATAGTTCGTGCACAATCGGAGACGGCCGAGAAACGTCGTCGTTCCCTCGATTCGCATAGGAAAATTGAGGTGGGCGTCGCTCGTACTCCATTGATAGACGGTGGGACTCAGATACGAGTTCCAACTCGACGGATTGCTGTTGCGTAAAGCCCGCCGCACCAATTGCACCACGGCTTGCAGCCGATAAGTCGTTTGCAACGTGGGCTGCTGCGGGTCGGTGGCAGTGCCGGTCGACGTAATGGTGACGCGAAACGGATACTCAGCGTATTGCGAGTCGGTGGAAGTTAGCTCCGGATCGCCGGTCGCGTATTCCACCAGGTAGCTAGTGTTGGCATCGACGTTCGCCGACAACTGACTGGTCACGCCGGGCCAGGCATCTTCGTGCATCTTGCGCAGCGCGGTTGCGAGCCCCGCCTCGGCGGCCAACCTGGCATCCAATTGCCGTGTTCCATTGCGAGCAATCAGGCTGGCAGTCGCCTGGGTACGCAGCAAGGCATACGACAGTGCTAAGGTGACCGTGAGCAATCCCAGCACCACGATCACGGCAATTCCCGCGCGACGGCCCACGACTCGCTTAGCTTTTTGGTTTCGGCACATGTTAGCGGCTCACCTGAAAGCTATAGGAGCCACTGCCGAAGAATGGCAACACATGCCCACTCGTCGTGACGCCATCGCTGGCATCAACTTGCAATTCAATTTGACAGGCGATCGCGCGCGTGCCGGTCGTACTGCCGTAGCGGTCGAGGGGCCACTCGAGATCGTCCCACGCGGTCGTTCCCGCGCGATAGGCCGTCCACTGCGCATCGGGAGGTCCAGCCAAGATGAGAAAGCGAAGCGCCCCGCGCGTGCTTTGGCCGACAGCTGGCAGGGCCGTATGCAGTCGCGTGGTGATGACCGTGCGAGTTGCTGTGTTGCTCGTTTTCAACTGTGTGACCAGCGTGTTCCAAGCAGTAGTTGAAGTGGCAGCTGGTGCCGTCGCCGTATTCGTAGTGTCGCGAATCTCAAGCAGTTCATTCGGAGCGGATGGATTGTAGGTGTACAGCAACAGTTCATTCACTCGGGGCAAACCAGTCGGAGCCATGGCGGTGGCGAGAGGCTTCCAGACAACGAGCGTATCGGGAAAGGCCGAGCCGCTGACGGTTGTGGCAAACACACGACAACCCGGGAACTGCTCGTTGGCAGTACAGGTCGATAGATTGCGCTCGATGCGCGACAGCGTTACGCGCGCATGCTGGGCCGCCTGCGTTTGCCCGCTGCAGTAGGAATTCGACGAGCGAACGGCCGTCGCCACGCTGCCGAGCGAACCTGCGATAAGAATTAGAATCGTCATCGAAGCCAATAACTCTGGCAACGATAGACCGCGGCGTGGCGATCCCTTCCGTGGGATAGGCATCCTGCCTGTCATGTTCCTTCCCAAGAGTCCACAGGCTGGAGGCCGATGCCACGAAGCCTTAGCTGGGCGGAGGCAAGTACGCATAGACGCGTCTCCGCTTGGCTAAAAGAATGACCCGGCCGTCGACATGGACGTATTCGATTGTCACTTCGAACGCGCGATAGTAGCTGGTGCTCGAACCGGTCAAGCGCACCGAATGATCGGTGGCACTGACAAAGTAGATCTCGACCTTCTGTCGCCAATTGGTGAAATAGCTGCTGGGAACACGAAAATTGCTGTTGCGCAAACTCCCGCTGTCGTTGCCGGTCCCGAGTGCTTCGCCCCAGATTCCCTCGGCTGGTTTGACAGAAAAATTCTTGTAGTCGTCGAGATCGTTGTAGCGCTCGCGGCCACTGCCGGAAGTTTCATACGCAGACGGCCCGCTGATCGACAGCGGGGTGTCACCCACCGCCATGAACCGCTTCAACGCCATTTCGTTCAGCAGCTGGTTCGCCATGCCGTCCGCAATCATGCGGTCGACGGCATCGCCGGTGGAACTCAAGCAGCTTTCAATCGCCAGCAGCATCACGCTGCCAGCGAGCGTGGTAATCGTCAAGGCGACGAGAGCTTCAACGAGTGAGAATCCAGAGCGTTGCCAGCCTAGACGATGTGAGCGAGGGCCAGGCGACCCGAGTTGGAGTGCAGACATGTCGTTCGCTCCTCCGCTCGTTCCCCGTCTCTGAGGTGTGCAAGAATCGGCGAGTAAGTCGCCACGGGAAAATAAAAAGCACGGCGGGGTCCCCTCTAGCTCCAAGCTATCCCCGCCGTGCCCAGAACCAACGCCCCTCCCCGAGGCGCGGTTGCACCAAACCCTAGGTCAAATGGGAACGCTGTCAAATCTGGAAGTGGCAAGCTCCCTCACTGCCCCGATTTCGGCCCACCTGTAGCGGTTGTATCGACTGCCAGCCCCCAAAGTGCTCCTCACGCATCGGCCGGAAAGCGCTCCAGCTGACGCCGCGTGAAGCCCGCCCCGAGTTAACTCGCCTGGAAGGCTGCGGGCAGTGGCACTAGAATCACCAGCGTTCGCGCCGCTTCCCTCATGCTGCGAGTCTCCCTGTGCTGCATCGTCTTGCTTTGCTTCTCTGGCTGCTGCCAGTTCTTGTGCTGTTAACAACTAGCGGCTGCAGCCGCTCTGCCCCATCGAACGAAACACTCATCTACGCGCAGGCCAGCGATCCCAAGACGCTCGATCCGGCCAATACCGACATCGCCGAATCGGTGCACGTCATCACCAACGTCTTCGATACACTCGTCACCTACGATGACCTGCGGGCCGAGCTCGTCCCGTCGCTGGCCGAAAGGTGGAACATCAGCGACGACGGCAAGACTTGGACCTTCACGCTGCGCGATGATGTGATCTTTCACGACGGCACCCAGTTTGATTCAGCTGCAGTGAAAACTACCTTCGAGCGATTGACCGCCAAGGAGCATCCGCTGCTGTTCGATCAAGCCCGGCCCTATCAATCGGCCTATGCCATGATTGAAAAGATCGATACGCCTGATGCGCGAACAGTCGTGTTTCAACTGAAGAGTCCTAGCGCGATTTTTCTGACGAACCTGGCGATGTTCCCAGCGAGCATCGTTTCGCCCACGGCACTTAAGGCAAAGGGTAAAGAGTTTGCTGATGCACCTGTGGGAACCGGCCCGTTTCGAGTGGTGAAATGGAATCGCGATCAACAGCTGGTGCTGCAAAGCTTCGACAAGCATTGGCGCGGCGCTCCAGCGATCAAGAACTTGATCATCGTGCCGGTGAAGGACAACACCACGCGCATTCAACGACTCATGCGCGGCGAAGTGCAACTGGTCGATAGCCTCGCGCCGCAAGATTACGACGCGGTGAAAAAGACCCCGCTGGTGCTACTCGAACAGACGGGGATGAATGTTTCGTACTTGACCATGCAAATGGACAAACCACCGCTCAATCAGTTGAAAGTGAGACAAGCGATTGCCTTGGCAATCGACAAACCCACGCTGATGAAGATCGGCTTCGATGGTCACGCCGAGCCCGCCGTCAGCATGGTTCCGCCCGGCATGTGGGGGCACGATCCGAGCCTCGTCGATCACCCGTTCGATGTTGCCAAAGCGAAAGAGCTAATGCAAGAAGCGGCAAAGGAAGGGAACTTCACGCTTCCCATTCAACTGAATCTGTCGGTGATGAGCCAGGCTCGTCCTTACTTGCCGCAGCCCACATCGATGGCGGGATTCCTGAAGGATTCGCTGCGCGAGATTGGGATCGAAGTCACCGTCACCGGCCGCGATGTGAACGAACACTTCGCGCACTTGATGGCCGGACGGCATGAGTTGGGCCTCGCCGGCTGGAGCAGTGACAACAGCGACCCGGACAACTTTCTCTATCAACTGCTCGATCCCGACAACATCAGCGAAAACGGCAACAACCTCAGCCGCTTTCGCGATCCGAAGTTTCATGAACTGCTGCTGGCTGGGCAAGTCGAAATGAATCTTGCCAAGCGGTTGCCCCTCTACCACGAGGCGCAGGCGATCGCCCTGCGCGAATTGCCCGTCGTCCCCCTGGCCCACACGCAACTGCGCGCGGTACACGCTCCGCGCCTGACGGGTTTCAACTTGCATCCCACCGGATTGATTCGCTTAGGGAAGGCGAAACTCACGAGCGAGCAGCCGGAAACGAAGCCCGGGGCCTCACCGTGATTCGCTACCTCGGTTGGCGCTTGCTGCACGCCATCGTCACTGTTGTGGTGGCAGTTTCGCTCGTCTTCATCGCTGTCCGTCTGCTCCCCGGCAATCCACTCCTCGCGCGGTTTGGTCAACATCCCGACCTGAAACAGATCGAGCAATTGCGGGCGCAGTATGGCTGGGACCAGCCCATTTACATTCAGCTGGGTCAGTTCTTTTGGCAGGTGTTGAAGACTGGCGACCTGGGGAACTCCCTGGCCCGCAGTCACGTGAGTGTGAACCGCGAACTGCTGCAGCGAATTCCCGCGACCGTGGAACTAACCATGGCCGCTTGCCTGATCGCCTTTCCGCTGGGCATCACTGCGGGAGTCGCCGCAGCGGTCTGGCGCAATCGCTGGCCCGATTGGCTCTGCACGGCGGGTTCACTCGTCGGCGTTAGTGTGCCGGTCTTTTTTCTCGGCATCTGTTTGCGACTGATTTTCTCAGGGCTCCCCACTTCGCAGCGTTTGCCGGCGGACGTGTTCGATTTTGAACCGCTCACTGGACTGTTTTTGATCGATACGCTGCTGCGCGGCCGCCCCGAACTTTGGCTAGCTGCCGTGCAGCACTTAATTCTCCCAGCCATGGCTCTGGCCACAATTCCCGCGGCCATCATTGCCCGCATCACCCGCGCTGCGATGCTCGATGTCCTTGCGGCTGACTACCTGCGCACCGCCCGCGCCAAAGGCTGTAGCTTGTGGCGCAGTGTCTGGCGACACGCCCTGCCGAATGCCGCTGTCCCTGTTGTAAACATCGCCGGTTTGCAAGTCGGACTCCTCCTCTCTGGCGCAGTGCTCACCGAAACTGTTTTCGATTGGCCCGGCATGGGAACTTACATTGCCAGCGCCGTCCTCGGGGACAAAGACTACGTCGCCGTGCAAGCGGGCGCGATCGTGATCTGCATCCTGTTCGTCACCATGAACCTGTTACTCGATTTGGTTTTCGTTTGGCTCGATCCGCGCATCAGACTCGGCGAGTAACGTATTTTCACTCAGTACCACGCAGGGATCGGGAGTCTTTGGCGAATAGTGCTTTTGCTATTGAGTGGATCATTGCTCGCTAAAGACTACCGACCCCCAAGCCTACGCTATGTCTCACCCTCCACCACCACCCGACTCACCCGCCGCTCGCGCCTGGCAACGCTTTGCCCGCAGCCGCGCGGCTCTGTTTGGTGCGGGAGTCGTTACGCTGCTGATGGTTGTGGCACTGGCCGCCGATTGGATCTCGCCCTATGACCTGAATGCTACGAGCGAAGTCATTGCTGCGCCGCCATCGCTGCAACATCTGCTCGGAACCGATGCGCTGCGCAAAGATGTCCTCACGCGCGTTCTGCATGGTTCGCGACTGTCGCTCTTTGCCGGGCTCTCTTCGATCGCCCTGGCTTTAGGCATTGGCGCGCCATTGGGCGCTCTCG
Above is a window of Anatilimnocola aggregata DNA encoding:
- the fmt gene encoding methionyl-tRNA formyltransferase, which codes for MRLLMMGTGPFAVPTFRALLDSPHEVLALVTRPTPQAKGREKASLNPMRDLAEERGLTIYAPDSINTDEAKAQLSEWNADLFVVCDYGQILSRSALGLAPLGGINLHASLLPKFRGAAPINWAILAGEEETGITVIHMTPRLDGGPCLVVCRTPIGSEETAPELEKRLSEMGVGAVLNSIDQLAKWDRFSPIGSRQPAELITKAPRLAKTDGQIDWTKSAAFIQRQVRALKPWPTTYTHWLRAAGEPLRVIIDRVTILTEPAGAEAGTVVSSDGQQLVIATGEGRLAIDALQPAGKRVLQISEFLRGYPVKPGDRFGA
- a CDS encoding Nramp family divalent metal transporter, translating into MSNVDQPVPDSVIPAGVLPPLRWRDLPAALPILRMIGPSVILAGLALGSGEFVLWPFITFKSRFVFFWACLLAVVTQYFLNLEIMRWTLATGETTLIGMQRMHRFVAPVFLMLNIIPWMIPAWAQGCAQLLGWLVFGPTFDSSGAIIPGPYDNAIAIVTILGCGIILTSGPVIYETVEKIQLALVALILVIVIGLAGWLICLRPDAVVTQVTSVATLGWPQMLPTFDESLTPMALLGALAFAGAGGTMNLAQANYIKDKGYGMGAHIGRLTNPFTGNEEASSETGFHFPHTPENMTRWRQWWRSACWEHFVSFLLTCIICLTLLTLISYIVFYDAAGELQVDPKLYKEGLGFVWAEALRLGEIVGPAAKFVFLVMGVAILFTTEFGVLDASSRISTDLVKIAWLRESKRWSEGRLYFWFLWGEILLATGILLLEYVGLKIGALALFQLTAAMNGGVMFLYAMLLVFMNSRCLPADIRIPRWRLAILGWTVLFFGFFSSWAVYDGVQKIAARFTAKAQLQSVK
- a CDS encoding metal-sulfur cluster assembly factor, coding for MAVSEEVVREELKKVIDPELFVNIIDLGLIYNVTLAETPEAKTNISIDMTMTSPMCPAGPQMIANSKQVLTAVEGVGEVEVKIVLDPPWSPDRMTEDARDQLGIF
- a CDS encoding GlsB/YeaQ/YmgE family stress response membrane protein, producing MDNAQFLETAQQFANTFLTWIGFGTIVGLLAKAIMPGKDPGGAVATLAMGIGGTVIGCGILAFVQGTRVTPISPIGFCVATGGAFIILFFYKLLGGYWFVEGEGPIKRRPARIAPRRRAAVVYEDD
- a CDS encoding pilus assembly PilX N-terminal domain-containing protein, translating into MCRNQKAKRVVGRRAGIAVIVVLGLLTVTLALSYALLRTQATASLIARNGTRQLDARLAAEAGLATALRKMHEDAWPGVTSQLSANVDANTSYLVEYATGDPELTSTDSQYAEYPFRVTITSTGTATDPQQPTLQTTYRLQAVVQLVRRALRNSNPSSWNSYLSPTVYQWSTSDAHLNFPMRIEGTTTFLGRLRLCTNYPATLATRDRYLSDLNQLRLTTGADNRPLGGNVTLGTTSQLADVVNSVTSSLGLGVTNSSASTAAPLTRPGTVSSYQLYPGGKNYTITSLNATYGSSPSNLTLSADPVTNPLGVFRSEGQLTLGSNVSLTGTLLAGDSSAEVRISGSNVNLVGRNLPGLEGNSTNYQLPTILAGDDLHLLGTSSATIRGLAIVWDDFELTYAGEDQTLDFTGRLLTNKFLGRGRDNWDLSDTWWDIERLSFQFQYREPPLASTVTSFPEWMRLRYGFDYRSPKLRLRPNTDGVQYRWQDWSQSIYVKAAGDTGLKWNLIRVKPL
- the def gene encoding peptide deformylase gives rise to the protein MQIIAYPHPTLRHVSKPIRRVDAELKQMIREMFALMYEAKGIGLAANQVNLPLRLFVMNLESDPEKGRELVFINPVISAPKGSAEAEEGCLSLPGLYGPVVRPKTVRITAYGLDGKEIDIAATDLLARCVQHEVDHLDGVLFTDRMSAGAKADALEELLEFEMLFNSQRSTGNIRSDEVLAAERAEWEQKYC